A stretch of the Desulfobacter sp. genome encodes the following:
- a CDS encoding 1-acyl-sn-glycerol-3-phosphate acyltransferase — protein MKKFILIAAPHSSNWDFVFFLLIIFKFQIPVHWMGKDTMFPPLFSHLLKRLGGIPINRSQKGNTVKRMAQEFNRADQLILTIAPSGTRQNVDQWKTGFYRIALEAEVPIVCGFVDYKRKTGGIGPIVHPSGDLETDLNQMRRFYKDKSGRYD, from the coding sequence CCTCCAACTGGGATTTTGTTTTTTTTCTGCTCATCATTTTTAAATTCCAGATTCCCGTGCACTGGATGGGAAAAGACACCATGTTCCCTCCCCTGTTCAGCCATTTGCTCAAACGGCTGGGGGGAATCCCCATTAACCGATCCCAAAAGGGAAATACCGTCAAACGCATGGCCCAGGAGTTTAACCGGGCAGACCAGCTTATCCTGACCATTGCGCCTTCAGGCACCCGGCAGAATGTGGACCAGTGGAAGACCGGGTTTTACAGGATTGCCCTTGAGGCAGAGGTACCCATCGTCTGCGGGTTTGTGGATTATAAGCGTAAAACAGGAGGGATCGGCCCCATTGTTCACCCCAGCGGCGACCTTGAAACGGATTTAAATCAAATGCGCCGATTTTACAAGGACAAGTCCGGCCGGTATGATTGA